Proteins encoded in a region of the Deltaproteobacteria bacterium genome:
- a CDS encoding Fic family protein, translated as MYKRISEFPNNTDELARPELAALSKVWLERKTELEKGGAYQEFLKKLQREWAIETGIIERLYGWDRGVTEVLIEQGIDSTLIAHQGGLQRSQADHVKNLIDDQIAIVEGLFSFVKGGQSLTEHFIRSMQAQFTAHQEYTEAQTPDGQIIQVTLVRGEYKKLPNNPRRPDGLVHEYCPWEFVKEEMEHLVRWYQEAEGSTPPEILSAWLHHRFTQIHPFQDGNGRVARALATLVFLKAGLFPLVIRDADRKQYIAALEAADAGELSGLVQLFAKRQRDSILAAIGLEQQVQQARYAEEIISAAIRALKERVIAQTERVKQVYRVADQLRATAFAQLADIAANLDRQLKEVTPSNPSPYHARADYADDNSPQKHYFYNQIVEIAKGFKYFANLERYRTWVRLSITTEETFELVVSFHGYGHGNDGIMVASAFTSQRVPREEGGKEPVNTQAVAQELFQFNYAEASKSTERRFKEWLENVIAIALAEWKRLLQA; from the coding sequence ATGTATAAGAGAATCTCCGAGTTTCCAAACAATACTGACGAACTAGCCAGGCCCGAGTTGGCCGCTTTATCTAAAGTTTGGCTTGAACGGAAGACTGAACTAGAGAAAGGTGGCGCGTACCAGGAGTTCCTGAAAAAGCTCCAGCGCGAATGGGCTATAGAAACGGGAATTATTGAGCGACTGTATGGGTGGGATCGTGGAGTAACCGAGGTCCTTATTGAACAGGGTATAGATTCTACACTCATCGCCCATCAAGGAGGATTGCAACGTTCACAGGCTGATCATGTCAAGAATTTGATTGATGATCAAATCGCTATTGTTGAAGGATTATTTTCTTTCGTAAAAGGCGGGCAATCATTAACTGAGCACTTTATTAGAAGCATGCAAGCTCAGTTTACGGCTCACCAAGAATACACAGAAGCACAGACGCCGGATGGTCAGATTATTCAGGTAACACTAGTTCGAGGAGAATACAAAAAGCTACCCAATAACCCTCGTCGCCCTGACGGACTGGTACATGAATATTGTCCTTGGGAGTTTGTCAAAGAAGAGATGGAACACCTCGTGCGATGGTACCAAGAAGCGGAGGGGAGCACGCCGCCGGAGATCCTTTCCGCGTGGTTGCACCACCGATTTACACAAATTCATCCGTTCCAGGATGGCAATGGTCGGGTAGCACGAGCTCTTGCGACGCTTGTTTTTTTAAAAGCAGGATTATTCCCTCTCGTTATTCGGGATGCTGACCGCAAGCAATACATCGCTGCACTTGAAGCCGCCGATGCGGGTGAGCTATCGGGTCTTGTGCAACTTTTTGCAAAACGTCAACGAGATTCCATTCTGGCAGCGATTGGTCTCGAACAACAGGTACAGCAAGCACGTTACGCAGAAGAGATTATCTCTGCCGCTATTCGAGCGCTCAAGGAGCGTGTCATTGCTCAAACCGAGCGCGTCAAACAGGTCTATAGGGTTGCAGATCAACTCCGCGCAACTGCTTTTGCGCAACTTGCTGACATTGCTGCCAATCTTGATAGACAACTGAAAGAAGTTACTCCATCAAATCCTTCTCCCTACCATGCGCGAGCAGATTACGCCGATGATAATTCACCCCAAAAACATTATTTCTACAACCAGATTGTAGAGATTGCCAAAGGATTTAAGTATTTCGCAAATCTAGAGCGGTATCGGACGTGGGTGCGACTATCAATAACCACTGAGGAAACTTTTGAATTAGTCGTGAGCTTTCACGGATACGGGCACGGCAACGACGGGATAATGGTAGCCTCAGCTTTTACGTCGCAGCGTGTCCCTCGGGAAGAAGGCGGGAAGGAGCCTGTAAATACACAGGCAGTAGCTCAAGAATTGTTCCAATTTAACTACGCTGAAGCTTCTAAAAGTACAGAAAGACGCTTCAAAGAGTGGTTGGAAAATGTCATTGCTATTGCGTTGGCAGAATGGAAGCGTCTGTTACAGGCCTAA